One Thermoplasmata archaeon DNA segment encodes these proteins:
- the rnz gene encoding ribonuclease Z, whose protein sequence is MRLTFLGTAGSWPTKERSASAIALDTERELVLFDCGEGTQRQFFQSTASFMRVRRIFITHFHGDHFLGLPGLVQSMNLNNRTEPLDIYGPPDAKEMVERALHLGYYTQRFPIQIHPLAPDQTVELDGYRIRTAHAEHPVPTIAYRLEEGPKRGRFDAERARAMGIKGKDFARLEAGEPVHVGDRIVHAADLQGPPRPGRSIVYSGDTSPCEDIRRLAHRATLLIHEATTSSDIEAEANKWGHSSARQAAQLASDAQVETLFLTHFSSRYKEVGPLETEARVIFPSSQAARDLLDHLIRQP, encoded by the coding sequence ATGCGCCTGACCTTCCTCGGCACCGCAGGCTCTTGGCCCACCAAAGAGCGCTCCGCGAGCGCGATCGCGCTCGACACGGAGCGCGAGCTCGTCCTGTTCGACTGCGGGGAAGGAACGCAGCGTCAGTTCTTCCAGTCCACAGCATCGTTCATGCGGGTGCGCCGCATCTTCATCACCCACTTCCATGGGGACCACTTCCTCGGCCTCCCCGGCCTCGTTCAAAGCATGAATCTGAACAACCGGACGGAGCCCCTCGACATCTATGGCCCTCCGGACGCGAAGGAGATGGTCGAGCGGGCGCTGCACCTCGGCTACTACACCCAGCGATTCCCGATCCAGATCCACCCTCTCGCCCCCGACCAGACGGTGGAGCTGGACGGATACCGCATCCGAACCGCGCACGCCGAGCACCCGGTGCCGACCATCGCCTATCGGCTCGAGGAAGGCCCCAAACGCGGACGGTTCGACGCAGAACGGGCCCGGGCGATGGGGATCAAGGGAAAGGACTTCGCTCGGTTGGAAGCGGGCGAACCGGTCCACGTAGGAGACCGAATCGTCCACGCGGCCGACCTCCAGGGACCGCCACGGCCGGGCCGCTCGATCGTTTACTCGGGGGACACGAGTCCCTGCGAGGACATCCGACGCCTCGCCCACCGCGCGACCCTTCTGATCCACGAGGCCACGACCTCCTCGGACATCGAGGCCGAGGCGAACAAGTGGGGACACTCCTCTGCCCGCCAAGCCGCCCAACTCGCCAGCGACGCACAGGTCGAGACCCTGTTCCTCACCCACTTCTCCTCCCGATACAAGGAGGTCGGACCTCTCGAGACCGAGGCCCGGGTCATCTTCCCCTCGTCCCAAGCGGCGCGCGATCTCCTCGATCACTTGATCCGGCAGCCATGA
- a CDS encoding DUF929 family protein gives MVDWDRVEELKQKGWDWNRIAADPKVSFHPDSSVQQAGPALRRLYYRRQSRAGREAPAAPTKRADPGVERKWSIARAGYLLTPIFGIWFLIAYVAPSPVGLLVSAIPWLALALAIAVILLAVGLLRSNKRWTKVFRGTLIWGVVGGIAIAGVIGLAGSLIYGCPYLPPSSSLTTQSASGQPSQGVPAWQSGGMAPWQDGGKPIVYFYAATWCPYCSAASWSIWKALTSYSTSVTNVQTGFSSLTDTAPGTPEIILANAAVASSSISWKVSEDTSGVQGNFPGTANCYQQAYVSAYSGGGIPFMVINGQIVHAGQINPPGNLAAYNYASTSGSGANQVKQQVANESGPAWNQVSFQAYWIIAFIAHVLGTPVSQLSTQYGWSAATTSAVQADVNQIT, from the coding sequence GTGGTCGACTGGGACCGGGTCGAGGAACTCAAGCAGAAAGGGTGGGACTGGAATCGGATCGCCGCCGATCCCAAGGTCTCCTTCCACCCCGATAGCTCGGTCCAACAGGCAGGACCCGCGCTCCGTCGACTGTACTACCGGCGCCAGTCCCGAGCGGGGCGAGAGGCCCCCGCGGCTCCTACGAAGAGGGCCGACCCCGGCGTGGAGCGCAAATGGTCCATCGCCCGAGCCGGGTACCTGCTGACCCCGATCTTCGGAATCTGGTTCCTCATCGCCTACGTGGCCCCCTCTCCAGTAGGACTCCTGGTATCGGCGATCCCCTGGCTCGCCCTCGCCCTCGCCATCGCGGTGATCCTGCTCGCCGTCGGGCTTCTACGCTCCAACAAGCGCTGGACGAAGGTCTTCCGCGGAACCCTCATCTGGGGGGTGGTCGGAGGGATCGCGATCGCCGGGGTGATCGGCCTCGCGGGCTCGCTGATCTACGGGTGCCCGTACCTGCCACCCTCCTCCTCCCTGACAACCCAATCCGCGAGCGGACAGCCCTCCCAGGGCGTCCCTGCCTGGCAATCCGGAGGCATGGCGCCGTGGCAGGACGGCGGCAAACCGATCGTGTACTTCTACGCCGCGACCTGGTGTCCGTACTGTTCGGCGGCGAGTTGGTCGATATGGAAGGCGCTCACGTCGTACTCCACGTCCGTGACGAACGTTCAGACGGGGTTCTCGAGCCTCACGGATACCGCCCCGGGCACGCCGGAGATCATCCTCGCGAACGCGGCCGTCGCTTCCTCTTCGATCAGCTGGAAGGTCTCAGAGGATACCTCGGGCGTGCAAGGCAACTTCCCCGGGACGGCCAACTGCTACCAGCAGGCGTACGTGAGCGCGTATTCCGGCGGCGGAATCCCGTTCATGGTGATCAACGGTCAGATCGTCCACGCCGGTCAGATCAACCCACCCGGGAACCTCGCCGCTTACAATTACGCGAGCACGAGCGGGAGCGGCGCGAACCAGGTGAAGCAGCAGGTCGCGAACGAGAGCGGTCCGGCTTGGAACCAGGTGAGCTTCCAGGCGTACTGGATCATAGCGTTCATCGCGCACGTGCTCGGGACTCCCGTCTCACAGTTATCGACCCAATACGGATGGTCCGCCGCGACGACCTCCGCCGTCCAAGCGGACGTGAACCAGATTACGTAA
- a CDS encoding vitamin K epoxide reductase family protein has product MQTRTVRTVVYLAAGIGMVISIFAAAELLDTALRSVCSYSAFFSCSAVDASGKTTFLWIPDYAWGIGGFIGIMVVNALAESRPDDNLGAYGLLALTTAGIGLALYFLYVELALINAFCVVCFAAYLAGFAAWAGAIELTRRTRIANALA; this is encoded by the coding sequence ATGCAGACCCGTACCGTCCGCACGGTCGTCTACCTCGCCGCCGGCATCGGGATGGTCATTTCGATCTTCGCGGCGGCGGAACTCCTCGACACCGCGCTCCGGTCGGTCTGCTCGTACAGCGCCTTCTTCTCCTGCTCGGCCGTCGATGCGAGCGGGAAGACGACCTTCCTCTGGATCCCGGACTACGCTTGGGGGATCGGAGGATTCATCGGCATCATGGTCGTGAACGCCCTGGCCGAGAGCCGACCGGATGACAACCTCGGGGCCTACGGGCTTCTCGCCCTCACCACCGCCGGGATCGGGCTCGCGCTCTACTTCCTCTACGTCGAACTCGCCCTGATCAATGCGTTCTGCGTGGTCTGCTTCGCGGCCTACCTCGCGGGGTTCGCCGCGTGGGCCGGAGCGATCGAACTCACTCGCCGGACACGGATCGCGAACGCTCTGGCATAG
- a CDS encoding ATPase: MAVDAYATLAAGIAIAGGLIGTGMAQSGIGAAGMGIIAEKPEKFGQVLFFFVIPETLWIIGFVLGIILLLGIL; the protein is encoded by the coding sequence ATGGCGGTGGATGCGTATGCCACACTGGCGGCGGGGATCGCGATCGCAGGTGGATTGATCGGAACGGGCATGGCCCAATCCGGGATCGGCGCGGCCGGTATGGGCATCATCGCCGAAAAGCCGGAGAAGTTCGGGCAGGTCCTGTTCTTCTTCGTGATTCCCGAAACGCTGTGGATCATCGGATTCGTGCTGGGGATCATCCTGCTGCTCGGGATCCTCTAA
- a CDS encoding V-type ATP synthase subunit E family protein, translated as MSLERLVGEIRARAELEITTADAQAKTESARIANERDQRLEAIRSEAARATQIETSRERAQRLAAAKLKARQGLYEARETRLTDAIGETRDLLREYTKSPEYPKVLERMVAAARQELGASVRISGRSEDAERIRSIAGGSFDPTPRTMLGGLIAETPDGSRRLNFSFDELLRLREDRVRELLA; from the coding sequence ATGAGCCTCGAACGCCTCGTGGGAGAGATCCGCGCTCGCGCGGAACTCGAGATCACGACGGCCGATGCGCAGGCGAAGACCGAGTCCGCGCGCATCGCGAACGAGCGAGACCAACGTCTGGAAGCGATCCGCTCCGAAGCGGCGCGAGCGACCCAGATCGAGACGAGCCGGGAGCGTGCCCAGCGCCTCGCGGCCGCGAAACTGAAGGCCCGCCAGGGCCTCTACGAGGCTCGCGAGACCCGCCTCACGGACGCAATCGGAGAGACGCGGGACCTCCTGCGCGAGTACACGAAGTCCCCCGAGTACCCGAAGGTCCTCGAGCGAATGGTCGCCGCCGCACGCCAGGAGCTCGGCGCCTCCGTGCGCATCTCCGGTCGCTCGGAGGACGCGGAACGCATCCGCTCGATCGCCGGCGGATCGTTCGATCCGACTCCCCGTACGATGCTCGGAGGGCTGATCGCGGAGACCCCCGACGGGAGCCGTCGCCTCAACTTCTCCTTCGACGAGCTGCTGCGGCTGCGCGAGGACCGGGTTCGGGAACTCCTGGCGTAG
- a CDS encoding V-type ATPase subunit — protein sequence MGANPYASSHGRLRADFTAFLPKDLFARMLAAKDVGEIVKMLDGTAYSFDLNQVRATHQGIALMEIAVNRTFVRRNRHAFEATPFSGRPVVGAYLRRWDIENISLILASKAKGRSVGDTEQELVSSRDTPAGLIAGKLTLDDFRNLLAQPSVEAIANQLVKFGYGAALLPLVEEYSRSHDIFPLLHALTVQYYHDVLEAAKFFQGDEWVVRQFLQSEIDVRNALLLLKGKDVGLPLDQVMTRFIDGGTMASSATADPYGARNVPELVERLTVRFPTLAEGLPEYADHASLTGFEAVLQRERAVAEAKRMRTYPLSLAGIFTYLLLSELERSDLRRISFGKIYGVAVERIQPLLVSPRL from the coding sequence ATGGGCGCCAACCCCTACGCGAGCTCCCACGGCCGCCTGCGGGCGGACTTCACGGCCTTCCTGCCGAAGGACCTCTTCGCCCGCATGCTCGCCGCGAAGGACGTCGGCGAGATCGTCAAGATGCTCGACGGCACGGCGTACTCCTTCGATCTCAATCAGGTCCGGGCGACCCACCAGGGCATCGCGCTGATGGAGATCGCGGTGAACCGTACGTTCGTCCGACGCAACCGGCACGCCTTCGAGGCGACGCCGTTCTCCGGCCGGCCCGTCGTCGGAGCGTACCTTCGGCGGTGGGACATCGAGAACATCAGCCTCATCCTCGCCTCCAAGGCGAAGGGCCGATCCGTCGGCGACACCGAGCAGGAGCTCGTCTCGAGCCGGGACACGCCCGCGGGCCTCATCGCGGGGAAGCTCACGCTGGACGACTTCCGCAACCTGCTCGCCCAACCGAGCGTGGAGGCGATCGCGAACCAGCTCGTGAAGTTCGGCTACGGGGCCGCGCTGCTCCCGCTCGTGGAGGAGTACTCGCGCAGCCACGACATCTTCCCGCTCCTGCATGCGCTCACGGTCCAGTACTACCACGACGTCCTCGAGGCGGCCAAGTTCTTCCAGGGCGACGAGTGGGTCGTGCGCCAGTTCCTCCAGAGCGAGATCGACGTGCGCAACGCGCTCCTCCTCCTGAAGGGCAAGGACGTCGGACTCCCGCTCGACCAGGTCATGACCCGGTTCATCGACGGGGGCACGATGGCCTCCTCCGCGACCGCCGACCCGTACGGGGCCCGCAACGTCCCCGAGCTCGTCGAGCGGCTCACCGTCCGCTTCCCCACCCTCGCCGAGGGGCTACCCGAATACGCCGATCACGCGAGCCTGACGGGCTTCGAGGCGGTGCTCCAGCGAGAACGCGCGGTCGCGGAGGCGAAGAGGATGCGGACGTACCCCCTGTCGCTCGCGGGCATCTTCACCTACCTGCTGCTCTCCGAGCTCGAACGTTCGGACCTGCGCCGGATCTCCTTCGGGAAGATCTACGGAGTGGCGGTGGAACGGATCCAACCGCTGCTCGTCTCCCCGCGCCTCTAA
- a CDS encoding V-type ATPase 116kDa subunit family protein, with product MGILRPVKMQKIGIVGLKEDREAVLTTLHDLGVTQVETVSADTLRYLDPERGNELQRVVGDEALRFRGLKSALPPVPVGAVQTFQDLDATLAAAKNVPTAEVDDTVGALQREDDQLQSETRSIGETLDLLGKLSFYHAPLSYLDPKSYLIFLGETDPETYDALRAAVPPEAEAMFFAGDIPGRFLLLAPRDQAEIVSRVATTSAVKLSPIPHLQGTVVEERARLEARRAAIAERRADIHARLTVISAKWYPTVAGLEEALSIQNRLFEVYTKLGAGRVTFAIEGWTPQRDLRRLEAAVDLASHQRAHFYLVPTTEEAPTLLDNPPGIRRYEFFIRFYSLPQADEWDPTFVFAIVFPIFFGFMLGDFGYGLVILGVSIWMIWGFPGAQHLPKKGRNFVKMIMGPKGMQQLGYALLPGCAIAIALGLVLDEFFGFTPLHTYFGYVAPIQPGVNVGLLLLVAGFIGLGMVTLGFLFGALKEYFHRHIRGTIAKVGGIVFAWGIAFLGLSVIYKTDTFSHPLFILYLAAVIGGLVLMVAGEGIQTGIMGLIEVVSHILSYTRLVGILLASVILASVINFISFHLIHHGSFLIVVGLLVLIIGQSFNVILGVFEPGIQGARLIFVEYFSKFYTGNGRPFRPFGGKRTHTTAALLEATAASAVGTSPIAGPFIPSSDAPPVPA from the coding sequence ATGGGGATTCTTCGGCCGGTCAAGATGCAGAAGATCGGCATTGTCGGTCTGAAGGAGGACCGCGAGGCCGTCCTCACTACGCTCCACGACCTCGGGGTCACCCAAGTCGAGACCGTCAGCGCCGATACCCTACGGTACCTCGACCCGGAACGTGGCAATGAGCTCCAACGGGTCGTGGGGGACGAGGCGCTTCGCTTCCGGGGACTCAAGAGCGCGCTTCCTCCCGTCCCCGTCGGGGCGGTCCAGACCTTCCAGGACCTCGACGCCACGCTCGCCGCCGCGAAGAACGTGCCCACGGCCGAGGTCGATGACACCGTCGGCGCACTCCAGCGTGAGGACGACCAGCTCCAGAGCGAGACCCGCTCGATCGGGGAAACCCTCGATCTCCTCGGAAAGCTCTCCTTCTACCACGCTCCGCTCTCCTACCTCGACCCGAAGAGCTACCTCATCTTCCTGGGGGAGACCGACCCCGAGACGTACGACGCGCTGCGGGCGGCGGTCCCGCCCGAGGCCGAGGCGATGTTCTTCGCCGGGGACATCCCGGGCCGGTTCCTCCTGCTCGCTCCACGCGATCAGGCCGAGATCGTCTCGCGCGTCGCCACGACGAGCGCGGTCAAGCTCTCCCCGATCCCCCACCTCCAGGGCACGGTCGTCGAAGAGCGCGCCCGCCTCGAAGCGCGCCGGGCGGCGATCGCCGAACGCCGGGCGGATATCCACGCGCGGCTGACCGTCATCTCGGCGAAGTGGTACCCGACGGTCGCCGGTCTCGAGGAAGCGCTCTCCATCCAGAACCGGCTCTTCGAGGTCTACACCAAGCTCGGCGCCGGCCGCGTCACCTTCGCCATCGAGGGCTGGACCCCCCAGCGTGACCTGCGGCGCCTCGAGGCGGCCGTGGACCTCGCGAGCCATCAGCGCGCGCATTTCTACCTAGTTCCTACTACGGAGGAGGCGCCGACCCTCTTGGACAACCCACCGGGGATCCGGCGCTACGAGTTCTTCATCCGGTTCTACTCGCTCCCGCAGGCCGACGAGTGGGACCCGACGTTCGTCTTCGCGATCGTCTTCCCGATCTTCTTCGGCTTCATGCTCGGTGACTTTGGGTACGGGCTCGTCATCCTCGGGGTCTCGATCTGGATGATCTGGGGGTTCCCCGGCGCCCAGCACCTGCCGAAGAAGGGCCGCAACTTCGTCAAGATGATCATGGGCCCGAAAGGGATGCAACAGCTCGGCTACGCGCTCCTCCCGGGGTGCGCCATCGCGATCGCGCTCGGCCTCGTGCTCGACGAGTTCTTCGGGTTCACGCCGCTGCACACGTACTTCGGCTACGTCGCACCGATCCAGCCCGGTGTGAACGTGGGCCTCTTGCTCCTCGTCGCGGGGTTCATCGGGCTCGGGATGGTGACGCTCGGCTTCCTCTTCGGCGCCCTGAAGGAGTACTTCCACCGCCACATCCGCGGGACCATCGCGAAGGTCGGCGGAATCGTGTTCGCCTGGGGGATCGCCTTCCTCGGGCTCTCGGTGATCTACAAGACCGACACGTTCTCCCACCCGCTCTTCATCCTCTACCTCGCCGCCGTCATCGGCGGCCTCGTCCTGATGGTGGCGGGCGAGGGGATCCAGACGGGTATCATGGGGCTCATCGAGGTGGTGAGCCACATCCTCTCCTACACTCGTCTCGTGGGCATCCTGCTCGCGAGCGTCATCCTCGCGAGCGTCATCAATTTCATCAGTTTCCACCTCATCCACCACGGCAGCTTCCTCATCGTGGTCGGGCTGCTCGTCCTCATCATCGGCCAGTCGTTCAACGTGATCCTCGGGGTCTTCGAGCCCGGGATCCAAGGCGCGCGTCTGATCTTCGTGGAGTACTTCTCCAAGTTCTACACGGGCAACGGCCGACCGTTCCGCCCGTTCGGCGGGAAGCGGACGCACACCACGGCGGCGCTCCTGGAAGCCACAGCCGCGAGCGCGGTCGGGACCTCGCCGATCGCGGGGCCGTTCATCCCATCCTCCGACGCGCCCCCCGTCCCCGCGTAG
- a CDS encoding V-type ATP synthase subunit D, which translates to MVLENVRPTRLVLLQTRRRILLAKKGLNLLKLKRSALIAEFFSLSREAMKLRGDLQQRIARGYESIRMAEMSEGPTRLENISMLLPDLTPVEVSTRNVMGVRTPKVDRGKYVPVTAATILDLPTSVHESIRHFQGIYQVVLDIAEKENALRRLLLEIEKTKRRASAIENVLIPRLEATVRYIKFRFDELERDSFSMLKAVKRKMEREEASAVVASA; encoded by the coding sequence ATGGTGCTCGAGAACGTCCGACCGACGCGGCTCGTCCTATTGCAGACGCGCCGCCGGATCCTCCTCGCGAAGAAGGGTCTCAACCTGCTCAAGCTGAAGCGCTCGGCCCTGATCGCGGAGTTCTTCAGCCTCTCCCGCGAGGCGATGAAGCTCCGCGGCGATCTGCAGCAGCGGATCGCCCGCGGCTACGAATCGATCCGCATGGCGGAGATGAGCGAGGGACCGACGCGCCTCGAGAACATCTCCATGCTCCTTCCGGATCTCACCCCGGTCGAGGTCTCGACGCGCAACGTCATGGGCGTGCGCACGCCGAAGGTTGATCGCGGCAAGTACGTCCCCGTCACCGCGGCGACGATCCTCGATCTCCCGACCTCCGTGCACGAATCGATCCGCCACTTCCAGGGGATCTACCAGGTCGTGCTCGACATCGCCGAGAAGGAGAACGCGCTCCGGCGCCTCCTGCTCGAGATCGAGAAGACCAAGCGCCGGGCGAGCGCGATCGAGAACGTGCTGATCCCGCGGCTCGAAGCGACCGTGCGCTACATCAAGTTCCGTTTCGACGAGCTCGAACGCGACTCGTTCAGCATGCTCAAGGCCGTCAAGCGCAAGATGGAACGGGAGGAAGCGAGTGCCGTCGTCGCCAGCGCCTGA
- a CDS encoding V-type ATP synthase subunit B yields the protein MAQGKAAPGSGVPIEYRTVERVAGPLLFLRDVANAAYGEIVEIQLPDGERRQGQVLDSRKGLAIVQVFGPTMGMNIEATSVKFTGEVARLAVSDEMLGRVFNGLGEPRDGGPKIVSETRLEIVGNAMNPYSREEPSEFIQTGISSIDVNNTLVRGQKLPIFSGAGLPHNQIAAQIVRQAKLRSSDESFAIVFAAMGITSEEANYFLREFESTGALERAVVFLNLSSDPSMERVVTPRMALTTAEFLAYERDMHILVVLTDMTNYCEALREIASAREEVPGRRGYPGYMYTDLATIYERAGKIKGRKGSITQLPILTMPADDVTHPIPDLTGYITEGQIYVSRELQRRGVYPPIDVLPSLSRLMNQGIGKERTREDHRGVADQLFAAYATGKDQRALSAIVGEEALSAVDRIYLKIADQFESEFVNQRPDEDRTIDQSLDLGWKILGDLPDSELKRIKPEFIQKYRPKKAA from the coding sequence ATGGCGCAAGGAAAGGCCGCACCGGGGAGCGGGGTCCCGATCGAGTACCGCACGGTCGAACGGGTCGCGGGGCCCTTGCTCTTCCTGCGCGATGTCGCCAACGCCGCCTACGGAGAGATCGTCGAGATCCAGCTCCCCGACGGCGAACGCCGTCAGGGCCAGGTGCTCGACTCGCGCAAGGGGCTCGCCATCGTCCAGGTGTTCGGGCCTACGATGGGCATGAACATCGAAGCGACGAGCGTCAAGTTCACGGGCGAGGTCGCCCGACTCGCCGTCTCGGACGAGATGCTCGGCCGGGTCTTCAACGGTCTCGGAGAGCCGCGCGACGGCGGCCCGAAGATCGTCAGCGAGACCCGGCTCGAGATCGTCGGGAATGCGATGAACCCGTACTCGCGGGAGGAGCCGAGCGAGTTCATCCAGACGGGGATCTCGAGCATCGACGTCAACAACACCCTCGTGCGCGGGCAGAAGCTCCCGATCTTCTCCGGAGCCGGTCTCCCGCACAACCAGATCGCGGCCCAGATCGTGCGCCAGGCGAAACTGCGGAGCTCCGACGAGAGCTTCGCCATCGTCTTCGCCGCGATGGGGATCACGAGCGAGGAAGCGAACTACTTCCTGCGCGAGTTCGAATCGACCGGCGCGCTCGAGCGGGCCGTCGTGTTCCTGAACCTGTCGAGCGATCCGTCCATGGAGCGCGTCGTCACTCCGCGCATGGCGCTCACCACCGCCGAGTTCCTCGCCTACGAGCGCGACATGCACATCCTGGTCGTGCTCACCGACATGACGAACTACTGCGAAGCGCTCCGTGAGATCGCGAGCGCGCGAGAAGAGGTGCCGGGCCGCCGGGGATACCCGGGGTACATGTACACCGATCTCGCGACGATCTACGAGCGGGCCGGCAAGATCAAGGGCCGCAAGGGTTCGATCACGCAGCTCCCGATCCTGACGATGCCCGCGGACGATGTGACGCATCCGATCCCCGACCTCACGGGCTACATCACGGAAGGTCAGATCTACGTCAGTCGGGAACTCCAACGCCGCGGCGTCTACCCCCCGATCGATGTGCTGCCGTCGCTCTCCCGTCTCATGAACCAAGGGATCGGGAAGGAGCGCACCCGTGAGGACCACCGTGGGGTCGCCGACCAACTGTTCGCGGCCTACGCGACGGGGAAGGACCAACGCGCACTCTCGGCGATCGTTGGAGAGGAAGCGCTCAGTGCCGTGGACCGGATCTACCTCAAGATCGCCGACCAGTTCGAGTCGGAGTTCGTCAACCAACGCCCCGACGAGGACCGGACGATCGACCAGAGCCTCGATCTCGGCTGGAAGATCCTCGGAGATCTCCCCGATTCGGAACTGAAGCGGATCAAGCCCGAGTTCATCCAGAAATACCGCCCGAAGAAGGCGGCGTAG
- a CDS encoding V-type ATP synthase subunit A, protein MGVVARVSGPVVIAEELAGAKMFDVVRVGTLGLVGEIIRLVGGTATVQVYEDTTGVRPGDPVENTGQALSVELGPGLLQSIYDGVQRPLEVLQKNLGDFITRGFVAPPLDETKKWAFTAIAKVGAEVGPGEVLGTVQETPLILHKIMVPPGWKGKIVSLASGSYTIREKIGELETASGRQPLGLTQRWVVRIPRPVARKLPPSIPLVTGQRVVDTFFPVAKGGSACVPGPFGSGKTVIQQQLARWADSDIVVYVGCGERGNEMTEVLATFPNLIDPKSKRPLMERTILIANTSNMPVAAREASVYTGITIAEYYRDMGYDVALMADSTSRWAEAMREISGRLEEMPGEEGYPAYLGRRIAEFYERAGRVVTLSPESRTGSVTVVGAVSPPGGDFSEPVSQNTLRVTRVFWALDASLASRRHFPSINWLQSYSLYVGDLEPWYQANLSPEFAGLRQRALALLQKESELQEIVQLVGVDALPEREKGILDIARMLREDYLQQSAFDDVDTYTSINKQYRMLRAILGFADREQDAITRGVTVAQLQGLPLRTKLSRMKWIPEAEAATQFEALDTEMTETVQGLVASAGGA, encoded by the coding sequence ATGGGAGTCGTAGCACGTGTATCCGGGCCGGTCGTCATCGCCGAAGAGCTCGCGGGCGCGAAGATGTTCGATGTCGTCCGCGTCGGAACGCTCGGTCTGGTGGGGGAGATCATCCGTCTCGTCGGCGGGACCGCCACGGTCCAGGTGTACGAGGATACGACCGGCGTGCGGCCGGGCGATCCCGTCGAGAACACGGGCCAAGCGCTCTCGGTCGAGCTCGGCCCCGGGCTCTTGCAGTCCATCTACGATGGCGTTCAGCGCCCGCTCGAGGTCCTCCAGAAGAACCTCGGAGATTTCATCACGCGAGGGTTCGTCGCGCCTCCGCTCGACGAGACCAAGAAGTGGGCCTTCACGGCGATCGCGAAGGTCGGGGCTGAGGTCGGACCGGGCGAGGTGCTGGGCACCGTCCAGGAGACCCCGCTCATCCTACACAAGATCATGGTCCCTCCCGGTTGGAAGGGCAAGATCGTCTCGCTCGCGAGCGGGAGCTACACGATCCGGGAGAAGATCGGGGAGCTGGAGACCGCGAGCGGCCGCCAGCCTCTCGGCCTCACCCAGCGCTGGGTCGTGCGGATCCCGCGGCCCGTCGCGCGCAAGCTCCCACCCTCGATCCCGCTCGTGACGGGCCAGCGGGTCGTCGATACGTTCTTCCCTGTGGCGAAGGGAGGTAGCGCCTGCGTTCCCGGCCCGTTCGGTTCGGGCAAGACGGTCATCCAGCAGCAGCTCGCCCGATGGGCGGACTCGGACATCGTCGTCTACGTCGGATGCGGGGAGCGCGGCAACGAGATGACGGAGGTGCTCGCCACCTTCCCGAACCTCATCGACCCGAAGTCGAAGCGCCCGCTCATGGAGCGGACGATCCTCATCGCCAACACCTCCAACATGCCCGTCGCCGCTCGTGAAGCGAGCGTGTACACGGGGATCACGATCGCCGAGTACTACCGGGACATGGGCTACGATGTCGCGCTCATGGCCGACTCGACGAGCCGGTGGGCGGAGGCCATGCGTGAGATCTCCGGCCGTCTCGAAGAGATGCCCGGTGAGGAGGGTTATCCGGCGTACCTCGGTCGACGGATCGCTGAGTTCTACGAGCGCGCGGGCCGCGTCGTCACGCTCTCTCCGGAGAGCCGAACCGGCTCGGTCACCGTCGTCGGAGCGGTGTCGCCTCCCGGAGGGGACTTCTCCGAACCCGTCAGTCAGAACACGTTGCGCGTCACGCGGGTGTTCTGGGCGCTCGACGCCTCTCTAGCGTCGCGCCGGCACTTCCCGTCGATCAACTGGCTGCAGAGCTACTCGCTCTACGTCGGCGACCTAGAACCGTGGTACCAGGCCAACCTCTCCCCGGAATTCGCCGGACTGCGTCAGCGCGCCCTCGCCCTGCTCCAGAAGGAGTCCGAACTCCAGGAAATCGTGCAGCTGGTCGGAGTCGACGCGCTGCCCGAGCGGGAGAAGGGCATCCTCGATATCGCGCGGATGCTACGCGAGGATTACCTGCAGCAGAGCGCCTTCGACGACGTCGACACGTACACCTCCATCAACAAGCAGTATCGCATGCTCCGCGCGATCCTCGGTTTCGCGGACCGCGAGCAGGACGCGATCACCCGCGGGGTCACGGTCGCCCAGCTCCAGGGTCTGCCGCTGAGGACCAAGCTCTCCCGGATGAAGTGGATCCCCGAGGCGGAGGCCGCAACCCAGTTCGAGGCGCTCGACACGGAGATGACCGAGACGGTCCAGGGCCTCGTCGCGAGTGCGGGAGGGGCCTAG
- a CDS encoding V-type ATP synthase subunit F, with product MPETTKESARTVVLGERELAIGFRLVGLKDVIEVTEATAAKEFQHVMGSGEFGLVIASQSIRLQLTEAQRAHADASLRPLVVFVPTPSGAYDVEGIDALAKRVLGVSLSVPT from the coding sequence GTGCCCGAAACGACGAAGGAAAGCGCGCGCACCGTCGTCTTGGGCGAGCGTGAGCTCGCTATCGGATTCCGCCTGGTCGGTCTCAAAGACGTGATCGAGGTCACCGAAGCGACCGCCGCAAAGGAGTTCCAGCACGTGATGGGGAGCGGAGAGTTCGGGCTCGTCATCGCGAGCCAGTCGATCCGCCTCCAGCTCACGGAAGCCCAGCGCGCCCACGCCGACGCCTCGCTCCGTCCGCTCGTCGTCTTCGTGCCAACGCCCAGCGGAGCGTACGACGTCGAGGGGATCGACGCGCTCGCGAAGCGCGTCCTGGGCGTTTCACTTTCCGTTCCAACGTAA